Proteins encoded within one genomic window of Acipenser ruthenus chromosome 32, fAciRut3.2 maternal haplotype, whole genome shotgun sequence:
- the LOC117395401 gene encoding splicing factor 3B subunit 4: MIRSNEMEFHPAPACDLQPCSHCCKKSPGPAGGAVLRGRRVWRAWRFVERFLRTPLWQHAAFKMAAGPISERNQDATVYVGGLDEKVSEPLLWELFLQAGPVVNTHMPKDRVTGQHQGYGFVEFLSEEDADYAIKIMNMIKLYGKPIRVNKASAHNKNLDVGANIFIGNLDPEIDEKLLYDTFSAFGVILQTPKIMRDPDTGNSKGYAFINYASFDASDAAIEAMNGQYLCNRPITVSYAFKKDSKGERHGSAAERLLAAQNPLSQADRPHQLFADAPPSLSAPSPVITAMGPGMPPPGMPPPGAFPPPGPPPGSMPPGMMPGMHPHSMPPSSGVQGPPTGGGPGSGPPPGPPPFPHGAMHPGMPQMQMHPPGPPGMVPPPPGSGGQAQHHPHPPGMHPPGPPHMGMHPRGPFGPHMGHPGPMQHPGMRGPPPPMPPPGYGGPRPPHFGYQRGPPMPPRPNNRPPGPPRGPPPQ, encoded by the exons atgatccGATCCAACGAGATGGAGTTTCATCCGGCGCCGGCGTGCGACTTGCAGCCGTGTTCGCATTGCTGTAAGAAGTCACCCGGCCCTGCAGGTGGCGCTGTGCTCAGAGGCAGAAGGGTTTGGCGGGCGTGGCGATTTGTGGAGCGTTTCCTGCGGACGCCGCTGTGGCAGCACGCAGCTTTCAAAATGGCAGCGGGACCGATCTCGGAGCGAAACCAAG ATGCCACGGTGTACGTGGGAGGTCTGGATGAGAAAGTGTCCGAGCCGTTGCTATGGGAACTGTTCCTACAGGCAGGCCCGGTGGTCAACACGCACATGCCCAAAGACAGAGTGACCGGGCAGCATCAAG GTTACGGCTTCGTGGAGTTCCTCAGCGAGGAGGACGCTGACTACGCCATCAAAATCATGAACATGATCAAGCTGTACGGGAAGCCCATCCGCGTCAACAAGGCGTCGGCCCACAACAAGAACCTGGACGTGGGGGCCAACATCTTCATCGGCAACCTGGACCCCGAGATCGACGAGAAGCTGCTCTACGACACCTTCAGCGCTTTCGGGGTCATCCTCCAGACCCCCAAGATCATGCGGGACCCCGACACGGGCAACTCGAAAGGGTACGCCTTCATCAACTACGCCAGCTTCGACGCCTCCGACGCGGCCATCGAGGCCATGAACGGGCAGTACCTGTGTAACCGGCCCATCACCGTGTCCTACGCCTTCAAGAAGGACTCCAAGGGGGAGCGGCACGGCTCCGCAGCGGAGAGGCTGCTGGCCGCCCAGAACCCGCTCTCCCAGGCCGACCGGCCTCACCAGCTGTTCGCCGACGCCCCCCCTTCCCTCTCCGCCCCCTCGCCCGTCATCACCGCCATGGGGCCCGGCATGCCGCCTCCAG GCATGCCCCCTCCCGGCGCGTTCCCTCCCCCGGGCCCCCCTCCCGGCTCCATGCCCCCCGGGATGATGCCCGGGATGCACCCTCATTCGATGCCCCCCTCTTCTGGAGTCCAGGGACCCCCGACAGGAGGAGGACCAGGCTCGGGACCCCCCCCTGGACCGCCCCCCTTCCCCCACGGAGCCATGCACCCAG GAATGCCTCAGATGCAGATGCACCCCCCTGGCCCCCCAGGAATGGTGCCCCCTCCCCCTGGATCCGGAGGCCAGGCTCAGCACCACCCCCACCCGCCGGGCATGCACCCCCCCGGACCCCCACACATGGGCATGCACCCCCGAGGGCCCTTCGGACCACACATGG GTCACCCAGGCCCGATGCAACACCCAGGGATGAGGGGCCCCCCACCTCCCATGCCCCCCCCAGGCTACGGGGGCCCTCGGCCCCCTCACTTCGGCTACCAGAGAGGACCGCCCATGCCCCCCCGACCCAACAACCGGCCCCCGGGCCCCCCAAGAGGACCCCCGCCCCAGTGA